In the Desulfitobacterium hafniense DCB-2 genome, CTGGCGCGTTTTCGGTTCAGCAGGCTTGTCAGGCTGGTTATCTGAGCCGGATGGATCGACAAGGGTTAAATACTCGGCGGCAACCCAACCGGTCTGGTCAGCAAAGGTGGTCTTATACCACCCTGCTTGTTCCTCAAGCAGGGTGATGAGTGTCCCTTGAGGGATAGTCGCCAGCTTTGCTCCGGAGGAGGAGGGACTTTCACGCAGGTTCAATCCGCCGGCGGGAGTGATTTCGGCCTGCTTGGGCCGGGTCGTCGGAGTTCCCGGAGTTCCTGAAGGTCCCGGACTTGGACGGGGAGGCTCCACTTTCATATGTTCCCGCATGTATGTATAGACGGAGGTCGGAATATCTTCCTTTTCGGTCAACAAAAGGGGAGCTTTATATTTGGCGGCCAGAACGGTTCCCGCTACCGCATCGGGGAAGGTAATGCCTGATGCTAAGAAAAGATCATCGGTTTCATAGGCATCCTGCACAAAAGAAACGACGGCGGCGTTGGTCTCATAACGGTCCTGACCACCGAGACGGGTTTCTATGGCAAAACCATGATCCGTAAGGCCTTCCGAAGGGATGGCACCCTCGCCGCCGATGACAATAATCTGGCTGGGCTGGGTTTCATTAAGATAGTTCAGAACGAATTCCGGCATCTTTTTCGAAGTGAGAACGATGGGAATTTGTTTTATCCCGGCAAAGCTGGCCGCTGATAAGGCGTCAGGGAAAGTATCCCCATTGGCCAGAATGACGACATCATTGGGAACCTTTTGGGCAAGGAGGACAGAGGTTTCGTAACGGTTTTGACCACCGATCCGTTCCACAACGATAGGGAAATCAAATTTCCCCAGCTCCTCTTCAATCGCGGGTTTAAGCACTCCGGTCCCCCCCAGGAGAACCACCCGGCCGGGCTGGAGGCGTTTAATCTCCTCCACCACTCTTGGATCCAAAGCCGTGCCTTGAGTCAGCAGGATAGGAGCATCGAGGCTTACGGCAAAGGGAGTGGAGGCGATAGAGTCCGGGAAGTCGGCATACTCGCAGAGAATCACCGTATCGGCGGAGGTCCAGCCCTTTTCCGAGATACTCAAGGCGGTGCCCACCCGATCCTGGCCGGACAACCGCTCGATGGGGTAAGCCAGGGGGCTGGCCCACACACTTATAGAAGCACTTACCACCAAGGTAAGCGAAGTAATTAGAGTAAAAATTACTTTTTTCACCGTTTCATCCTTTCTCATGTGCTTTTACGTCGATTATACCATAATATTTGCCTGGTTTAGAGCGAAATATGTAAAATAGGAAAAAAGGACCACTCCCATACATAAAAGGGTTCGCTGATCTCACATACTAATTGAGATTAAATATTGGAGAGTGAAACTATATGGACCATAGTGAAGAGATACGATCCTGGCAGCGAGTCGTTTATTACATTCTGGGCGTGATTGAAGTACTCTTGGCTTTCCGCCTGATCTTTAAACTGCTGGGAGCAAATCCGGTCAGCGGCTTTGTCTCAGCAATCTATTCTTTGACCAATCTGTTGATGAGTCCTTTTCTGGGAATTTTCCGCACCGCTTCCGCCCGGGGGGTTGAGACTCAGGCCGTTTTGGAGCCGGCCACCCTGGTAGCGATGATTGTCTATGCAGTGATCGCCTGGGGAATCGCCAAACTGATTGAAATTATGAAACGGCCCAAAAAAGTTTGATGTCAATTGCTTTCTGAATAGGAAAAATAGCCCGCCAGTCTAGTACCGCGGGCTATTTTTTTATGTTGAGAAGAGGAAAATGTTTAGTGATTAGCGAAAGAGAGAAAAATAGTAAAGCTTGCCATATTCATTTGCTCAGCCGTTTATGATAGTATAATGAAGTTGTTTATTTTCTGGTGTGACGAAAGGGAGGAAGTATTTTGTCCATGGATTTAAAATATAATGCTGAGTCGATTCAGGTCTTGGAAGGTTTGGAAGCCGTGCGCAAACGTCCGGGTATGTATATTGGTTCTACAGGGAGCAAGGGGCTGCACCATTGTGCCTGGGAAATCATCGATAACGCTATCGATGAAGCGGGGGCCGGCTTTTGCACCCGCATCGAAGTCACCCTTAATCCTGACGGCTCTCTGACTGTTCTGGACAATGGCCGGGGAGTTCCCATCGACATTCATCCTGTGAAGCAGATTCCGGCGGTACGGCTGGCCTTTGAACAGCTCCATGCCGGAGGAAAGTTTGACGGGCAATCCTATAAAACTTCCGGGGGCCTCCATGGCGTCGGGGCCAGCGTTGTCAATGCTCTGTCCACTTTTTTAGTCGTGGAAGTCAGCCGGGAGGGCAAGATCTTTCGCCTTGAATATGAAGACGGAGGAAAGCTGAAATCCGATCTTAAAGTGATTAAAAAGGGGATTAAGGGCAGCGGGACGAAAGTCACCTTTAAGCCGGACCCCTTGATTTTTAAAGAAACCACCTCCTTTAAGTTTGATACCCTGCGCAG is a window encoding:
- a CDS encoding YggT family protein encodes the protein MDHSEEIRSWQRVVYYILGVIEVLLAFRLIFKLLGANPVSGFVSAIYSLTNLLMSPFLGIFRTASARGVETQAVLEPATLVAMIVYAVIAWGIAKLIEIMKRPKKV